In one Saimiri boliviensis isolate mSaiBol1 chromosome 3, mSaiBol1.pri, whole genome shotgun sequence genomic region, the following are encoded:
- the MAB21L2 gene encoding protein mab-21-like 2: MIAAQAKLVYQLNKYYTERCQARKAAIAKTIREVCKVVSDVLKEVEVQEPRFISSLSEIDARYEGLEVISPTEFEVVLYLNQMGVFNFVDDGSLPGCAVLKLSDGRKRSMSLWVEFITASGYLSARKIRSRFQTLVAQAVDKCSYRDVVKMIADTSEVKLRIRERYVVQITPAFKCTGIWPRSAAQWPMPHIPWPGPNRVAEVKAEGFNLLSKECYSLTGKQSSAESDAWVLQFGEAENRLLMGGCRNKCLSVLKTLRDRHLELPGQPLNNYHMKTLLLYECEKHPRETDWDESCLGDRLNGILLQLISCLQCRRCPHYFLPNLDLFQGKPHSALESAAKQTWRLAREILTNPKSLDKL; this comes from the coding sequence ATGATCGCCGCTCAGGCCAAGCTGGTTTACCAGCTCAATAAATACTACACTGAGCGCTGCCAGGCGCGCAAGGCGGCCATCGCTAAAACCATCCGAGAGGTCTGTAAGGTGGTCTCGGACGTGCTCAAGGAAGTGGAGGTGCAGGAGCCTCGCTTCATCAGCTCCTTGAGTGAGATCGATGCCCGCTACGAAGGGCTTGAGGTCATCTCGCCCACCGAATTTGAGGTGGTGCTCTACCTAAACCAGATGGGCGTCTTCAACTTCGTGGACGACGGCTCGCTGCCCGGCTGCGCGGTGCTCAAACTGAGCGATGGGCGGAAGCGGAGCATGTCTCTCTGGGTCGAGTTCATCACGGCGTCGGGCTATCTCTCAGCGCGTAAGATCCGCTCACGTTTCCAGACGCTGGTGGCTCAGGCAGTGGACAAGTGCAGCTATCGGGATGTGGTCAAGATGATCGCGGACACCAGCGAGGTCAAGTTGCGCATCAGGGAGCGCTACGTGGTGCAAATCACACCGGCGTTCAAGTGCACCGGGATCTGGCCTCGAAGCGCGGCACAGTGGCCTATGCCCCACATCCCCTGGCCTGGCCCCAATCGGGTGGCCGAGGTCAAGGCCGAAGGGTTCAACTTGCTCTCGAAGGAGTGCTACTCGCTGACCGGCAAGCAGAGCTCGGCGGAGAGCGACGCCTGGGTGCTACAGTTCGGGGAGGCGGAGAACCGCCTGCTGATGGGCGGCTGCCGAAACAAGTGCCTCTCCGTGCTGAAGACTCTGCGGGACCGACACCTGGAGCTGCCCGGCCAGCCGCTCAATAACTACCACATGAAGACGCTGCTGCTGTACGAGTGCGAGAAACACCCACGAGAAACGGACTGGGACGAGTCATGCCTGGGCGACCGGCTCAACGGCATCCTGCTGCAGCTCATCTCCTGCCTGCAATGCCGCCGCTGCCCTCACTACTTTCTGCCCAACCTCGACCTCTTTCAGGGCAAGCCCCATTCGGCCCTGGAGAGCGCTGCCAAGCAGACCTGGAGGTTGGCCAGGGAAATTCTCACCAATCCCAAAAGCCTGGACAAACTATAG